A single region of the Gorilla gorilla gorilla isolate KB3781 chromosome 1, NHGRI_mGorGor1-v2.1_pri, whole genome shotgun sequence genome encodes:
- the RHOC gene encoding rho-related GTP-binding protein RhoC: MAAIRKKLVIVGDGACGKTCLLIVFSKDQFPEVYVPTVFENYIADIEVDGKQVELALWDTAGQEDYDRLRPLSYPDTDVILMCFSIDSPDSLENIPEKWTPEVKHFCPNVPIILVGNKKDLRQDEHTRRELAKMKQEPVRSEEGRDMANRISAFGYLECSAKTKEGVREVFEMATRAGLQVRKNKRRRGCPIL; encoded by the exons ATGGCTGCAATCCGAAAGAAGCTGGTGATCGTTGGGGATGGTGCCTGTGGGAAGACCTGCCTCCTCATCGTCTTCAGCAAGGATCAGTTTCCGGAGGTCTACGTCCCTACTGTCTTTGAGAACTATATTGCGGACATTGAGGTGGACGGCAAGCAG GTGGAGCTGGCTCTGTGGGACACAGCAGGGCAGGAAGACTATGATCGACTGCGGCCTCTCTCCTACCCGGACACTGATGTCATCCTCATGTGCTTCTCCATCGACAGCCCTGACAGCCTGG AAAACATTCCTGAGAAGTGGACCCCAGAGGTGAAGCACTTCTGCCCCAACGTGCCCATCATCCTGGTGGGGAATAAGAAGGACCTGAGGCAAGACGAGCACACCAGGAGAGAGCTGGCCAAGATGAAGCAG GAGCCCGTTCGGTCTGAGGAAGGCCGGGACATGGCGAACCGGATCAGTGCCTTTGGCTACCTTGAGTGCTCAGCCAAGACCAAGGAGGGAGTGCGGGAGGTGTTTGAGATGGCCACTCGGGCTGGCCTCCAGGTCCGCAAGAACAAGCGTCGGAGGGGCTGTCCCATTCTCTGA